The following are from one region of the Ochotona princeps isolate mOchPri1 chromosome 15, mOchPri1.hap1, whole genome shotgun sequence genome:
- the SNRPF gene encoding small nuclear ribonucleoprotein F, whose protein sequence is MSLPLNPKPFLNGLTGKPVMVKLKWGMEYKGYLVSVDGYMNMQLANTEEYIDGALSGHLGEVLIRCNNVLYIRGVEEEEEDGEMRE, encoded by the exons ATG AGTTTGCCCCTCAACCCCAAGCCTTTCCTCAATGGGTTAACGGGAAAGCCGGTGATGGTGAAGCTGAAATGGGGCATGGAGTACAAGGGCTACCTGGTGTCGGTGGACGGCTACATGAACATGCAG CTTGCAAATACAGAAGAATACATAGATGGGGCATTATCTGGACATCTGGGTGAAGTGTTGATAAG gtGTAATAATGTCCTTTATATCAGAGGtgttgaagaagaggaagaagatgggGAAATGAGAGAGTAG